Proteins from a single region of Ischnura elegans chromosome 2, ioIscEleg1.1, whole genome shotgun sequence:
- the LOC124154171 gene encoding uncharacterized protein LOC124154171, which yields MATGSSSASASGQSVEDKLFTGVVESPFDQFEEMLAALNDVNIKRGDQKTTLLLMAVKLGKVDWVEGLLAMGADPHTKSEDGLYPLKRAEEMAGDEPGNADRQLIWRFIRMVERRDRVKRGQPSRSNAAADSGDLQDVIAAVKESVTALKAEMPTFVSQMTGMTTTVGEMKETVTSRDGKLEGLQDIIMSSAQEIKALKEKLEQRKVIST from the coding sequence ATGGCAACTGGATCATCTAGTGCATCAGCCTCCGGGCAGAGCGTAGAGGATAAGCTCTTCACTGGGGTGGTTGAAAGCCCATTCGACCAGTTTGAGGAGATGCTGGCAGCCTTAAACGATGTGAACATAAAGCGTGGTGATCAGAAAACCACCCTCCTGCTTATGGCTGTGAAACTGGGTAAGGTTGACTGGGTGGAGGGACTCCTGGCTATGGGGGCAGATCCTCATACCAAGAGCGAGGATGGCCTGTATCCATTGAAACGAGCTGAAGAAATGGCAGGGGATGAACCTGGGAATGCTGATCGCCAACTCATTTGGAGGTTTATCCGTATGGTGGAGAGAAGAGACAGAGTCAAGCGTGGTCAGCCCTCAAGGAGTAATGCTGCTGCTGACTCTGGTGATTTGCAGGATGTGATAGCTGCTGTGAAAGAGTCTGTTACAGCCTTGAAAGCAGAAATGCCCACCTTTGTCAGTCAAATGACCGGAATGACCACAACAGTAGGTGAAATGAAAGAGACTGTGACCTCCAGAGATGGGAAGCTCGAGGGATTGCAGGATATCATTATGTCCTCTGCACAAGAGATAAAGGCATTGAAGGAGAAACTGGAGCAGAGAAAGGTGATTTCCACCTGA
- the LOC124154172 gene encoding uncharacterized protein LOC124154172 — translation MATGSSSASASGQSVEDKLFTGVVESPFDQFEEMLAALNDVDIKRGDQKTTLLLIAVKLGKVDWVEGLLAMGADPHTKSEDGLYPLKRAEEMAQDEPGNADRQLIWRFIRMVERRDRVKRGQPSRSNAAADSGDLQDVITAVKESVTALKAEMPTFVSQMTGMTATVGEMKETVTSRDGKLEGLQDIIMSSAQEIKALKEKLLQSKVIST, via the coding sequence ATGGCAACTGGATCATCTAGTGCATCAGCCTCCGGGCAGAGCGTAGAGGATAAGCTCTTTACCGGGGTGGTTGAAAGCCCATTCGACCAGTTTGAGGAGATGCTGGCAGCCTTAAACGATGTGGACATAAAACGTGGTGATCAGAAAACCACCCTCCTGCTTATAGCTGTGAAACTGGGTAAGGTTGACTGGGTGGAGGGACTCCTGGCAATGGGGGCAGATCCTCATACCAAGAGCGAGGATGGCCTCTATCCATTGAAACGAGCTGAAGAAATGGCACAGGATGAACCTGGGAATGCTGATCGCCAACTCATTTGGAGGTTTATCCGTATGGTGGAGAGAAGAGACAGAGTCAAGCGTGGTCAGCCCTCAAGGAGTAATGCTGCTGCTGACTCTGGTGATTTGCAGGATGTGATAACTGCTGTGAAAGAGTCTGTTACAGCCTTGAAAGCAGAGATGCCCACCTTTGTCAGTCAAATGACTGGAATGACCGCGACAGTAGGTGAAATGAAAGAGACTGTGACCTCCAGAGATGGGAAGCTCGAGGGATTGCAGGATATCATTATGTCCTCTGCACAAGAGATAAAGGCATTGAAGGAGAAATTGCTGCAGAGTAAGGTGATTTCCACCTGA